The Argopecten irradians isolate NY chromosome 4, Ai_NY, whole genome shotgun sequence genome has a window encoding:
- the LOC138321117 gene encoding uncharacterized protein, with protein sequence MMAFSTMLLAIVFVLIVPSETVHPIDYPDEMKACLHTVSSAVPLEKECGAQTVTACLDEYLFSNSYETWHPEPTPEYESFAEEFCQVKPPPEGEKIRIRKEYRSLSNDERNRFHDALNKLWQDGTYEHIVAFHANSSAIPVAHSGPGFAAWHRIYLMRLEDELRKYDPDLTFPFWDCRLEADLYEENLGPHWSKIWNPWFAGYGGDMVTTGPFKDWKIRRHFGDGGLPNKERIALLFNATYEEAAVLPYWSSPWGLLELIHNSIHMWIGGDMVFISLAPKDPMFFLLHCFIDYLWEEMRVYYNDKYGIDPAENFPDISNLPSRSQAYHNKTVRMPGFEPLTLLDGYSSNWTRDVFTYEKSPMDRNCSECSNNNRRRHCDHICGKNLKCQNARCVAKLLVPDFFKDFPVNFHPETTRVRRETQVDGDCQSGVCVNAEPSLQNDFMCNGVDDTNHFKWVPVKVLYRRPKNQKYNTYAVHESRIDTAIDLFDPVLYQPLEKKMNTSDPGTYDQCQFQSVQSYAVIRSDSLSAVSTPQIESCPFSGKYAFDSEYAYLAVVSPEHGPVNVSFIAYDQCGRLCTPYCRQKDGNFARCTGLFHMDGSYQGFGANPSEVIDKQLDYKNGLPYLNDKNIFLIFDCDASTEYYFNRFL encoded by the exons CTGGCTATTGTGTTTGTCCTTATCGTACCGTCAGAAACTGTTCACCCTATAGACTACCCAGACGAGATGAAGGCATGTTTGCACACGGTGAGCTCAGCGGTTCCCTTAGAAAAAGAGTGCGGAGCGCAGACGGTTACAGCGTGTCTTGACGAGTACTTGTTCAGTAATTCATATGAGACATGGCACCCAGAACCAACGCCAGAATATGAGTCTTTTGCTGAAGAATTCTGTCAGGTTAAGCCCCCTCCAGAAGGCGAGAAAATAAGAATACGAAAGGAATACCGTTCGTTATCGAATGATGAGAGGAATAGATTCCATGACGCATTGAACAAGTTATGGCAGGATGGT ACTTATGAACATATTGTGGCCTTCCATGCTAACTCCAGTGCTATACCAGTAGCCCATTCTGGACCTGGATTCGCTGCCTGGCACAGAATATATCTGATGAg ATTGGAGGATGAACTTCGTAAGTACGACCCAGATCTTACTTTCCCCTTTTGGGATTGTCGATTAGAAGCAGATCTATACGAGGAGAATCTAGGACCACACTGGTCGAAAATTTGGAATCCGTGGTTTGCAGGCTACGGAGGAGACATGGTAACGACAGGACCTTTTAAGGACTGGAAGATAAGACGTCATTTTGGAGATGGTGGGCTACCGAACAAAGAACGAATAGCATTGCTGTTCAATGCCACATACGAGGAAGCTGCTGTTCTACCGTACTGGAGTTCGCCTTGGGGCTTACTGGAATTAATACACAACTCAATACACATGTGGATTGGGGGAGATATGGTATTCATATCACTTGCCCCTAAAGATCCGATGTTCTTTCTCCTTCACTGTTTCATCGACTACCTTTGGGAAGAAATGAGGGTCTATTATAACGACAAATACGGCATTGACCCAGCTGAAAATTTTCCAGATATCTCTAATTTGCCATCAAGGTCACAAGCGTATCACAATAAAACTGTTCGTATGCCAGGTTTTGAACCATTGACATTATTAGACGGCTATTCGTCCAATTGGACCAGGGATGTATTTACTTATGAGAAAAGCCCGATGGATAGGAACTGTTCTGAATGCAGCAATAACAATCGGCGTAGACATTGCGACCATATATGCGGCAAAAACCTGAAGTGTCAGAATGCGAGATGTGTTGCAAAGTTGTTGGTTCCTGATTTCTTTAAAGATTTTCCTGTCAACTTCCATCCAGAAACAACTAGAGTTCGCCGAGAAACTCAAGTGGATGGGGACTGCCAATCAGGTGTTTGTGTAAATGCAGAACCATCCTTACAGAACGACTTTATGTGTAATGGTGTGGATGACACTAACCATTTTAAATGGGTTCCCGTCAAGGTGTTGTATAGAAGGCCCAAGAACCAGAAATACAATACATACGCTGTGCACGAAAGCAGAATTGACACAGCTATTGACTTATTCGACCCCGTCTTGTATCAACCACTAGAAAAGAAGATGAACACATCTGACCCGGGAACGTATGACCAATGTCAATTCCAGTCTGTCCAGTCATACGCAGTCATTCGGTCCGACAGTCTGTCCGCAGTGAGTACACCGCAGATAGAGAGCTGCCCATTCTCAGGAAAGTATGCTTTCGATAGCGAGTATGCATACTTGGCGGTAGTAAGCCCCGAACATGGACCGGTCAATGTTTCCTTTATCGCCTATGACCAATGTGGACGCTTGTGTACACCTTATTGCCGACAAAAGGATGGAAATTTTGCCAGATGTACTGGACTGTTCCACATGGACGGCTCATACCAGGGCTTTGGAGCTAATCCCTCAGAAGTGATAGATAAGCAGTTAGACTATAAGAATGGCTTGCCGTACCTCAACGACAAGAATATTTTTCTTATATTCGATTGCGATGCTTCCACGGAGTACTACTTCAATAGGTTTCTTTAA
- the LOC138321115 gene encoding uncharacterized protein has translation MTIFLFSLSSIVSYLQVIGVLVSFICPVALARCTSIPYPRLLKECYDDISQKFSPKEHPGELPTIICINKFRWWTDSESCHEAIQPACLRYIQDISYHDGRYRRGAKLPQKRKRKEIRMMTKMELKKFFKALKLLKTKKVEGTDVSLYDAIAGIHNGNIARTAHIGPNFLPWHRIYLYTFETALHEVVPGVIMPYWDCTLDQGLETPKLSKFFTKAYLGKAKGKLKKAKYGTGTQWNIIRNIETGGPLPSRLDVMKILTRDKLRDIVVPFARAPYNLEYLHNGIHTYVGGHLSTLEKATADPIFFLLHGFIDYVFEKFRQRQKSLGIDPTRNLPDPGEYYLEGLHQPFVNMSVFENYTNADGYSDYWTDEVYEYEDSPNFCDTDCGSDNLVCIHGLCYPKTGPGNPIPRKLSREEWGYFREGEPPASTADDVDKTPNQRRKRSAIFDYGDQVCSGPHCPGSDSPIQNIFTINGGKSDIKNWVFIPVTVTFFRPWNLHFHAFEMHNDSIDVSHDLFDPSYSNVLQSSMRVGHQGAYHKYCRVNGGGAGKVFVRSDGINYSGSAMEYALVDERHPISKGTAYVPIKSPAESPTEVSLIAYDECGRTCLPTCLVKGSSPPRYAPCTGCFRVDNLSPTCHGKRVSDLVYNTWNFGSIAGDCPSEEKAEIMVNFLCDSSDLYPWDRI, from the exons ATGACtatatttctgttttctttAAGTTCGATTGTTTCATATTTGCAGGTAATAGGTGTCCTAGTATCATTCATCTGCCCTGTTGCCTTAGCGAGATGCACGTCAATTCCATATCCTCGTCTGCTCAAAGAATGTTACGATGATATATCCCAGAAATTTTCCCCAAAGGAACATCCTGGTGAACTTCCGACTATCATTTGTATCAACAAATTCCGATGGTGGACAGACTCGGAATCTTGTCATGAAGCCATACAGCCGGCCTGTCTACGTTACATACAGGACATCTCGTACCACGACGGGAGGTATCGCAGAGGGGCAAAACTCCCTcagaaaaggaaaagaaaagaaatccGTATGATGACAAAAATGGAACTAAAGAAGTTCTTCAAGGCATTAAAATTGCTCAAAACAAAAAAG GTGGAAGGTACAGATGTATCTCTGTACGACGCTATAGCTGGGATACACAACGGGAATATTGCCAGAACAGCACACATTGGCCCCAATTTTCTGCCCTGGCATCGGATCTATCTATATAC TTTTGAGACTGCTCTCCATGAAGTTGTGCCTGGAGTGATAATGCCGTACTGGGACTGCACGCTTGACCAAGGTCTAGAAACACCCAAATTGTCGAAGTTTTTCACGAAAGCCTACCTTGGCAAAGCTAAAGGTAAATTGAAAAAGGCAAAATATGGTACGGGTACGCAATGGAACATTATCAGGAACATTGAGACAGGCGGACCTCTTCCAAGTCGTTTGGATGTAATGAAAATTCTAACCCGAGATAAACTAAGGGATATAGTAGTTCCTTTCGCAAGAGCGCCGTACAATCTGGAATACCTCCATAATGGAATTCATACGTACGTTGGTGGTCATTTATCCACACTCGAGAAGGCAACGGCGGACcctatattttttcttttacatgGTTTCATTGACTATGTATTCGAGAAGTTTAGACAGCGGCAAAAGAGCCTAGGTATCGATCCGACTAGAAATCTCCCGGATCCTGGAGAGTACTATCTGGAAGGTCTGCATCAACCTTTCGTGAATATGTCCGTGTTTGAAAATTATACGAATGCGGACGGATACTCGGACTACTGGACTGATGAGGTCTATGAGTACGAAGATAGCCCTAACTTTTGTGATACGGACTGCGGGTCAGACAATCTCGTCTGTATTCATGGACTTTGTTATCCGAAAACTGGACCTGGCAATCCAATACCAAGGAAACTATCTAGAGAAGAATGGGGATATTTCAGAGAAGGCGAACCACCTGCTAGTACTGCCGATGACGTGGATAAAACACCAAACCAACGAAGAAAGCGCAGTGCTATTTTTGATTATGGTGATCAAGTCTGTTCTGGTCCCCATTGTCCGGGATCTGACTCACCAATACAGAATATCTTCACCATTAATGGCGGAAAAAGTGATATAAAAAACTGGGTGTTTATACCTGTAACGGTGACATTTTTCCGACCTTGGAATTTACACTTCCATGCGTTTGAAATGCATAACGATTCAATAGACGTTTCCCACGATTTATTTGACCCCTCTTACTCCAATGTCTTGCAATCGTCGATGCGAGTGGGCCATCAGGGGGCGTATCATAAATACTGCCGCGTCAATGGTGGAGGGGCTGGGAAAGTCTTCGTCCGATCGGATGGAATTAATTATAGTGGCAGCGCTATGGAATATGCTCTTGTTGATGAACGACATCCAATTTCCAAGGGAACAGCATATGTCCCTATAAAGAGTCCAGCTGAGTCCCCAACAGAAGTTTCGCTTATTGCTTACGATGAGTGTGGAAGGACGTGTTTGCCAACTTGTCTTGTCAAAGGTTCTAGTCCTCCAAGGTACGCCCCCTGTACTGGGTGTTTTCGGGTAGATAACTTGTCTCCAACCTGTCACGGAAAAAGGGTGTCGGACCTGGTGTACAACACGTGGAACTTCGGAAGCATTGCTGGGGACTGTCCGTCGGAAGAAAAGGCAGAGATAATGGTCAATTTCCTTTGCGATTCATCCGATCTTTATCCGTGGGACCGTATATGA